A genomic segment from Sulfitobacter mediterraneus encodes:
- a CDS encoding DUF2853 family protein: MGKRDEWIAKYADDLKNKCGMTPDMDLLTKVTIGCGPSIYNADAQTVAASQESELELVKNNFLIKKLGMSDSPELMAGINKAIETYGKSERNKYRAVIYYMLTKHFGKEAVYG, from the coding sequence ATGGGCAAGCGTGACGAATGGATCGCAAAATATGCGGACGATCTGAAGAACAAATGTGGCATGACGCCAGACATGGACCTGCTGACCAAGGTGACAATCGGTTGCGGTCCGTCGATCTATAACGCGGATGCACAAACCGTTGCGGCCAGTCAGGAAAGTGAGCTGGAGTTGGTCAAAAACAACTTTCTCATCAAAAAACTGGGCATGTCCGACAGCCCTGAATTGATGGCGGGTATCAACAAGGCGATCGAAACATATGGCAAATCCGAGCGGAACAAATACCGCGCCGTGATCTATTACATGCTGACCAAGCATTTTGGCAAAGAGGCCGTTTACGGCTAA
- a CDS encoding DUF1761 domain-containing protein, with the protein MDFLAVIIAAAAGFAFGAVWYSVLSKPWMDAVGLKLGADGKPEGYSKTPFILAGIAMVLVAGMMRHTFSLSGIDTMGKGLLSGLGIGLFFISPWIMINNGYAGRPFRLTLIDSGYATFGCAVIGLVLMLF; encoded by the coding sequence ATGGATTTTCTAGCAGTGATTATTGCCGCGGCAGCGGGGTTTGCCTTTGGGGCGGTCTGGTACAGCGTGCTTTCAAAGCCCTGGATGGATGCCGTGGGTCTCAAGCTTGGTGCGGATGGCAAGCCTGAGGGATACTCCAAGACGCCCTTTATCCTTGCCGGGATCGCCATGGTCCTTGTGGCGGGGATGATGCGACATACGTTTTCCCTCTCGGGAATTGATACAATGGGCAAGGGGTTGCTGTCCGGCCTGGGCATCGGCCTGTTTTTCATCAGCCCATGGATCATGATCAACAATGGCTATGCCGGCCGCCCGTTTCGCCTGACCTTGATCGACAGCGGCTATGCCACGTTCGGCTGCGCGGTCATTGGTTTGGTGCTGATGCTGTTCTGA
- a CDS encoding EVE domain-containing protein, producing MAYWLFKSEPNTWGWDDQVAKGAAGEEWDGVRNYQARNFMREMKLGDRGFFYHSMKEKSVVGIVEVCAESHPDSTTDDDRWECVDIKAIRAFEVPVTLDQIKTDPRLAEMVLVKNSRLSVQPVTEKEWQVICDLGKTEP from the coding sequence ATGGCGTATTGGCTTTTCAAATCGGAACCCAACACATGGGGCTGGGATGATCAGGTGGCCAAGGGCGCGGCGGGCGAAGAATGGGATGGCGTGCGTAACTATCAGGCCCGCAACTTCATGCGCGAAATGAAACTCGGCGACCGGGGGTTCTTTTATCATTCGATGAAGGAAAAATCAGTGGTCGGGATCGTCGAGGTTTGCGCCGAATCCCACCCCGACAGCACGACCGACGATGACCGTTGGGAATGCGTGGATATCAAGGCCATCCGCGCCTTTGAGGTGCCTGTGACGTTGGATCAAATCAAAACGGATCCGCGACTTGCAGAGATGGTGTTGGTCAAAAACTCCCGCTTGTCTGTGCAGCCCGTGACCGAAAAAGAATGGCAGGTGATCTGTGATTTGGGGAAAACCGAGCCTTGA